Proteins from a single region of Haloterrigena alkaliphila:
- a CDS encoding PQQ-binding-like beta-propeller repeat protein, translating into MNRSRRTVLRAGSVALLAAGAGCVSSLREDSAEPDESNGGGDDPGGDDRDNEPVVEMAPNGWPSFQGSPGNTGNAGSTAAPTTEPTERWRATLPGAVTDQVAVVDGTVCVSTDAGTVHALEADSGDERWSTTVDGGRSQCPCVVDGRVVVGTESGSLVALDLESGDEVWTADLSGPAMGPTAADGTVYVGTREEPAVHAVDAASGDVSWTFEPEPAFDVVNYPAVTDDHVFVGTEAVIEARLHALDRSKGTEAWTREVTRAGPPTVSGSLVMIPSTTVRIYRHDRFPRGGFSGRGSNAASPAVSSDAYFAGSTGGRFSAYKRDDVGVHWGIDLEHPVASAPAITDDAVYVALETGLLCAMSRESGETLWTRSLEGEDASGPAVAEGAVFVGTDAGRLVAFE; encoded by the coding sequence ATGAATCGCTCGAGGCGGACCGTCCTCCGTGCGGGGAGCGTCGCGCTACTGGCGGCGGGCGCGGGCTGTGTGAGTTCGCTCCGGGAAGACTCCGCCGAACCGGACGAATCCAACGGGGGCGGTGACGACCCCGGCGGGGACGACAGGGACAACGAACCCGTCGTCGAGATGGCGCCGAATGGCTGGCCGTCGTTTCAGGGATCCCCGGGGAATACGGGCAACGCCGGATCGACGGCCGCGCCGACGACGGAGCCGACCGAGCGCTGGCGAGCGACGCTCCCCGGCGCGGTCACCGATCAGGTCGCCGTCGTCGACGGGACGGTCTGTGTCTCTACCGATGCGGGAACGGTCCACGCGCTCGAGGCGGACTCGGGCGACGAACGGTGGTCGACGACCGTCGACGGCGGTCGATCGCAGTGTCCGTGCGTCGTCGACGGGCGGGTCGTCGTCGGCACCGAATCGGGGTCACTGGTCGCGCTCGACCTCGAATCCGGCGACGAGGTGTGGACGGCCGATCTCTCGGGGCCGGCGATGGGGCCGACCGCGGCCGACGGGACGGTCTACGTCGGAACGCGCGAGGAGCCGGCCGTCCACGCCGTCGACGCCGCGTCGGGGGACGTGAGCTGGACGTTCGAGCCCGAGCCGGCGTTCGACGTCGTGAACTACCCGGCCGTGACCGACGACCACGTCTTCGTCGGCACGGAAGCCGTCATCGAGGCGCGGCTTCACGCGCTTGATCGGAGCAAGGGGACCGAGGCGTGGACGCGCGAGGTGACGCGGGCGGGTCCGCCGACCGTCAGCGGCTCCCTCGTCATGATCCCGTCCACGACGGTTCGGATCTACCGACACGACAGATTCCCGCGCGGCGGATTCAGCGGACGGGGGAGCAACGCCGCGTCACCGGCGGTCTCGTCGGACGCGTACTTCGCGGGGTCGACTGGCGGCCGATTCTCCGCGTACAAGCGCGACGACGTCGGCGTTCACTGGGGGATCGACCTCGAGCACCCCGTCGCGTCCGCACCGGCCATCACCGACGACGCCGTCTACGTCGCGCTCGAGACCGGGCTCCTGTGTGCGATGTCCCGCGAGAGCGGCGAAACGCTCTGGACGCGTTCGCTCGAGGGGGAGGACGCGTCCGGGCCGGCGGTCGCCGAGGGGGCCGTCTTCGTCGGGACGGACGCGGGCCGACTGGTCGCGTTCGAGTGA
- a CDS encoding GNAT family N-acetyltransferase, whose translation MEIRPATTDDREAIRRVARDAWHDTYDELEAETIDETVDDWYGDETLERALSEPGTAFLVAEEDEVIVGFTHGVVSGDEGDVLRMAVHPDHQDQGIGTALHERLCTDLQDFNMDRMRAMDLASNEGGQRFYEEQGFEQTGEGTVEIGGEERQEVVYTLEL comes from the coding sequence ATGGAGATCCGACCAGCCACCACGGACGACCGCGAGGCCATCAGACGCGTCGCTCGAGATGCGTGGCACGACACATACGACGAACTCGAGGCCGAGACGATCGACGAGACCGTCGACGACTGGTACGGCGACGAGACGCTCGAGCGAGCGCTGTCGGAACCCGGGACGGCGTTTCTGGTCGCGGAGGAGGACGAGGTGATCGTCGGTTTCACCCACGGCGTCGTCTCCGGGGATGAAGGCGACGTCCTGCGGATGGCCGTCCACCCCGACCATCAGGACCAGGGAATCGGGACGGCGCTACACGAGCGGCTCTGTACGGACCTGCAGGACTTCAACATGGACCGCATGCGGGCGATGGACCTCGCCTCGAACGAGGGCGGCCAGCGGTTCTACGAGGAACAGGGGTTCGAGCAGACCGGCGAAGGCACCGTCGAAATCGGCGGCGAGGAGCGTCAGGAGGTCGTCTACACGCTCGAGTTGTGA
- a CDS encoding GNAT family N-acetyltransferase, whose amino-acid sequence MHIRSADADDFAAIKAVARETWHDTYDELDDALIDRTVDNWYTDDSMPLEAPGTVVLVVERDDGEIVGFTHAVAQGETADILRMYVAPDAQGEGIGADLHERLVDRLEAYDADRLRSFDFAFNDASRRFYEGLGFEQTDTGEVEIDGEYYDEAVYTLEL is encoded by the coding sequence ATGCACATTCGATCGGCGGACGCCGACGATTTCGCGGCCATCAAGGCGGTCGCTCGCGAGACCTGGCACGACACCTACGACGAACTCGACGACGCCCTGATCGACCGGACCGTCGACAACTGGTACACCGACGACTCGATGCCGCTCGAGGCGCCCGGGACGGTCGTCCTCGTCGTGGAAAGGGACGACGGCGAGATCGTCGGCTTCACCCACGCGGTCGCGCAGGGCGAGACGGCCGACATCCTCCGGATGTACGTCGCACCCGACGCGCAGGGCGAGGGGATCGGGGCCGACCTCCACGAACGGCTGGTCGACCGACTCGAGGCCTACGACGCCGACCGACTCCGCTCGTTCGACTTCGCGTTCAACGACGCCAGCCGCCGGTTCTACGAGGGACTGGGCTTCGAGCAGACCGACACCGGGGAGGTCGAAATCGACGGCGAGTACTACGACGAAGCGGTCTACACCCTCGAGCTATAG
- a CDS encoding translation initiation factor, producing the protein MSNDDELDDLLDELDTQGDLETSQQVLSIRTESRRYDKPVTIVEGFDLESDEIESIASDLKSSMGTGGTVDEGRIELQGDHRDRVPDLLRDRGFDVRE; encoded by the coding sequence ATGTCAAACGACGACGAACTCGACGACCTGCTCGACGAACTCGATACCCAGGGCGACCTCGAGACGTCCCAGCAGGTGCTGTCGATCCGGACGGAGAGCCGCCGGTACGACAAACCGGTGACGATCGTCGAGGGGTTCGACCTCGAGTCGGACGAGATCGAATCGATCGCCTCGGATCTGAAGAGTTCGATGGGAACGGGAGGAACCGTCGACGAGGGACGGATCGAACTCCAGGGCGACCACCGCGATCGGGTCCCCGATCTGCTCCGGGACCGGGGATTCGACGTCCGCGAGTGA
- a CDS encoding DUF192 domain-containing protein, with translation MHDGVTRRRLLGVSGAVAVAGCLGEDDSAQPNDTDSNDSNDSNDENESTIHEEYDTTEVRAVSADGDELGSVTAAIADTDDLRYLGLSDTEDLPADRGMLFVFESASERTFVMREMDFGIDIVYADEDGTITGIHHAPAPGPDEDGGEQEYPGRGQYVLEVVYEWTTDHDVSEGDVLEFDLEA, from the coding sequence ATGCACGACGGGGTAACTCGACGACGCCTCCTCGGCGTCTCCGGTGCGGTCGCGGTCGCCGGCTGTCTGGGGGAGGACGACTCGGCCCAACCGAACGACACTGACTCGAACGATTCGAACGACTCGAACGACGAGAACGAATCGACGATTCACGAGGAGTACGACACGACCGAGGTCCGGGCCGTGTCGGCGGACGGCGACGAACTCGGTTCGGTGACGGCGGCGATCGCCGACACGGACGACCTCCGGTACCTCGGACTGAGCGATACCGAGGACCTCCCCGCCGACCGCGGGATGCTGTTCGTCTTCGAGTCGGCTTCGGAGCGCACCTTCGTCATGCGAGAGATGGACTTCGGCATCGACATCGTCTACGCCGACGAAGACGGCACGATCACCGGTATCCACCACGCGCCGGCGCCCGGACCGGACGAGGACGGGGGCGAACAGGAGTATCCCGGTCGAGGGCAGTACGTCCTCGAGGTCGTCTACGAGTGGACGACCGACCACGACGTCAGCGAGGGCGACGTCCTCGAGTTCGACCTGGAGGCGTGA
- a CDS encoding excinuclease ABC subunit C — protein sequence MNADAVRERAGSLPREPGVYQFRADGTTLYVGKAVDLRSRVRSYADPRTARIRRMVDRADEIEIAVTDTETQALLLEANLIKRHQPRYNVRLKDDKSYPMVQLTAHEAPRIEITRDPAESATVFGPFTNKGQVETVVKALRETYGVRGCSDHKYSGRERPCLDYEMGLCTAPCTREIDLESYAQDVTAVERFFEGETGILADPLRREMEAAAQDQNFERAANLRDRLETVEAFHGEGGEAVQSVGDERSVDVLGAAIEGEDATVARLRAERGKLVDRDRHTLEAPGADSRVGPTGGAGPEDTEEGGVPAVLAAFIVQYYAERDMPDALLLPERHGDDEVAAWLEAEGVSVRVPGAGREAKLVDLALKNARRNVGGRDECAMLADALDLESAGRIEGFDVSHAQGKSAVGSNVTFVDGSAEKADYRRKKLTDQNDDYDNMRALLEWRASRVVEGRDDRPDPDLLLIDGGAGQLEAARDALATVGWDVPAVALAKAEERVVTPDRQFSWPSDAPHLHLLQRVRDEAHRFAVQYHQTVRDEVKTVLDDVPGVGPETRKRLLGRFGSVENVREASVDDLESVSGIGEKTAETIKSRL from the coding sequence ATGAACGCCGACGCGGTTCGCGAGCGCGCAGGGTCGTTACCCCGCGAGCCCGGGGTCTACCAGTTCCGGGCCGACGGAACGACGCTCTACGTCGGGAAGGCCGTCGACCTCCGGAGTCGGGTCCGCTCTTACGCCGACCCGCGAACGGCCCGGATCCGGCGGATGGTCGACCGCGCCGACGAGATCGAGATCGCCGTCACCGACACCGAGACGCAGGCGCTGTTGCTCGAGGCGAACCTGATCAAGCGCCACCAGCCCCGGTACAACGTCCGGCTGAAGGACGACAAGTCCTATCCGATGGTCCAGTTGACGGCCCACGAGGCACCCCGCATCGAGATCACACGCGATCCCGCGGAGTCCGCGACCGTCTTCGGTCCCTTCACGAACAAGGGACAGGTCGAGACCGTCGTGAAAGCGCTGCGAGAGACGTACGGCGTCCGCGGCTGTTCGGACCACAAGTACAGCGGTCGCGAGCGCCCCTGTCTGGACTACGAGATGGGGCTGTGCACCGCGCCCTGTACCCGCGAGATCGACCTCGAGAGCTACGCGCAGGACGTCACCGCCGTCGAGCGCTTCTTCGAGGGCGAGACGGGCATCCTCGCGGACCCGCTGCGCCGCGAGATGGAGGCCGCCGCGCAGGATCAGAACTTCGAACGGGCGGCCAATCTTCGGGACCGCCTCGAGACCGTCGAGGCGTTCCACGGCGAGGGCGGCGAGGCGGTCCAGTCGGTCGGCGACGAGCGCAGCGTCGACGTCCTCGGGGCCGCGATCGAGGGCGAGGACGCGACCGTCGCCCGCCTGCGCGCCGAGCGCGGCAAACTGGTGGACCGGGATCGGCACACGCTCGAGGCGCCGGGTGCGGATAGTAGGGTCGGTCCGACAGGGGGCGCCGGCCCGGAAGACACCGAGGAGGGCGGCGTTCCCGCCGTGCTGGCCGCCTTCATCGTGCAGTACTACGCCGAGCGGGACATGCCCGACGCCCTGCTCCTGCCCGAACGCCACGGCGACGACGAGGTCGCGGCGTGGCTCGAGGCCGAGGGCGTCTCGGTCCGCGTCCCCGGGGCCGGCCGGGAGGCCAAACTGGTCGATCTGGCGCTGAAGAACGCCCGCCGGAACGTCGGCGGTCGCGACGAGTGTGCGATGCTCGCCGACGCGCTCGACCTCGAGTCGGCCGGGCGCATCGAGGGGTTCGACGTGAGCCACGCCCAGGGGAAGTCGGCCGTGGGCAGTAACGTGACGTTCGTCGACGGCAGCGCCGAGAAGGCCGACTACCGCCGGAAGAAGCTGACAGACCAGAACGACGACTACGACAACATGCGGGCCTTGCTCGAGTGGCGCGCCAGCCGCGTCGTCGAGGGACGGGACGACCGGCCCGACCCCGACCTGCTCCTGATCGACGGCGGGGCGGGACAGCTCGAGGCCGCTCGAGACGCGCTCGCTACTGTGGGGTGGGACGTGCCAGCGGTCGCGCTGGCGAAGGCCGAAGAACGCGTCGTGACGCCGGACCGCCAGTTCTCGTGGCCCAGCGACGCGCCCCACCTGCACCTCCTCCAGCGGGTCCGCGACGAGGCCCATCGGTTCGCCGTGCAGTACCACCAGACCGTCCGCGACGAGGTCAAGACCGTGCTGGACGACGTGCCCGGCGTCGGCCCCGAAACGCGAAAGCGCCTGCTCGGGCGGTTCGGGAGCGTCGAAAACGTCCGCGAGGCGAGCGTGGACGACCTCGAGAGCGTCTCCGGAATCGGCGAGAAGACGGCCGAGACGATCAAGTCGCGCCTGTAA
- a CDS encoding GNAT family N-acetyltransferase produces MTSGDSEPLPDGYTVRPYRRQDREGLLSLYQDVLSERLTDRWFEWKYEANPYADDVHVFVAEFDGRIVGAAGFWHLDLSTGDRTMRVIQSCDGAVRSDHRRRGIYTNLFEAGLGYYADAGIEFVFDFPNELTKATFEKHGWRLVEEREAHYRLQRPAAVVGDRLDGPGAGVVRKGAELVARGYHAAKSRRRSAPTGIDVERTDGVPPATLASVYRRDVPDRFHLVRDETFYRWRFDNPHWDYTTYVGRYEGTPLAAIVTGTRTIDGANVTRLTDVVPLSSDSSAGRKRALAAALESVLEANADAALVVAPSGVLPSSLRSRYGFHSNQRFPLSRFTTPTAHGVYLLSAIGSEGDADGEEWRVDGKRLTDPDSWRITFAEYDTG; encoded by the coding sequence GTGACATCCGGCGATTCCGAACCGCTCCCGGACGGGTACACCGTTCGTCCGTATCGCCGCCAGGATCGCGAGGGGCTCCTCTCGCTGTATCAGGACGTGTTGTCAGAGCGGCTGACGGACCGCTGGTTCGAGTGGAAGTACGAGGCCAATCCGTACGCCGACGACGTTCACGTCTTCGTCGCGGAGTTCGACGGCCGTATCGTGGGCGCGGCGGGGTTCTGGCACCTGGATCTGTCCACCGGCGACCGGACGATGCGCGTCATCCAGTCGTGCGACGGCGCGGTTCGGAGCGATCACCGACGACGGGGGATCTACACGAACCTCTTCGAGGCGGGACTCGGGTACTACGCCGACGCCGGTATCGAGTTCGTATTCGACTTTCCGAACGAACTGACCAAGGCGACGTTCGAGAAACACGGCTGGCGTCTCGTCGAAGAGCGGGAGGCGCACTACCGACTGCAACGACCCGCCGCCGTGGTCGGCGATCGGCTCGACGGCCCCGGGGCAGGGGTGGTTCGCAAGGGGGCGGAACTGGTCGCCCGCGGCTACCACGCCGCCAAGTCGCGCCGGCGAAGCGCTCCCACCGGCATCGACGTCGAGCGAACCGACGGCGTTCCCCCGGCCACGCTCGCGTCCGTCTACCGCCGCGACGTTCCCGACCGGTTTCACCTGGTTCGCGACGAGACGTTCTACCGCTGGCGGTTCGACAATCCGCACTGGGACTACACGACGTACGTCGGTCGCTACGAGGGGACGCCGCTCGCCGCGATCGTGACCGGAACGCGGACGATCGACGGCGCGAACGTGACTCGCCTGACGGACGTCGTCCCCCTCTCGTCGGACTCGTCCGCCGGTCGAAAGCGGGCGCTCGCCGCGGCCCTCGAGTCGGTGCTCGAGGCGAACGCCGACGCGGCGCTCGTCGTCGCGCCGTCGGGGGTCCTCCCGTCGTCGCTCCGCTCCCGGTACGGGTTCCACAGCAACCAGCGGTTCCCCCTCTCGCGATTCACGACGCCGACCGCCCACGGCGTCTATCTGCTCTCGGCCATCGGGTCCGAGGGCGACGCGGACGGCGAGGAGTGGCGGGTCGACGGGAAGCGGCTCACGGATCCCGACTCCTGGCGGATCACGTTCGCGGAGTACGACACCGGGTAA
- a CDS encoding ABC transporter ATP-binding protein translates to MSAIELDSVEKRFGDVVALNGLSLAVEEGEVFGFLGPNGAGKSTTINIMLDFLRPTAGSASILGYDAQENSKAIRQRIGVLPEGFETYDRLTGRQHLEFAIESKDASDSPEELLERVGILDAADQKTGGYSKGMAQRLLLAMALVGDPDLLVLDEPSTGLDPNGAREMREIIREENARGVTVFFSSHILEQVEAVCDRVGIVRDGEMVAVDSIEGLRDSVSSATVLQVSVDRITDEALSAVRSLSGTGSVDTRERDGERTILVEVEGSKTAVLEALEDAGIVVEDFSTEEASLDDVFRSYTEVTA, encoded by the coding sequence ATGAGCGCGATCGAACTCGACAGTGTCGAGAAGCGATTCGGCGACGTCGTCGCCCTGAACGGCCTCTCGCTGGCGGTCGAGGAAGGCGAAGTCTTCGGCTTCCTCGGTCCGAACGGCGCGGGGAAATCGACGACAATCAACATCATGCTCGATTTCCTCCGTCCGACCGCCGGGTCGGCGTCGATCCTCGGCTACGACGCCCAGGAGAACAGCAAGGCGATCCGCCAGCGCATCGGCGTCCTCCCAGAGGGGTTCGAGACCTACGACCGGTTGACCGGTCGCCAGCACCTCGAGTTCGCCATCGAGTCCAAGGACGCGTCCGATTCCCCGGAGGAACTGCTCGAGCGAGTCGGCATCCTCGACGCGGCCGACCAGAAGACCGGCGGCTACTCGAAGGGGATGGCACAGCGACTCCTGCTCGCGATGGCGCTGGTCGGCGACCCCGACCTGCTGGTTCTCGACGAACCCTCGACCGGCCTCGATCCCAACGGCGCCCGAGAGATGCGGGAGATCATCCGGGAGGAAAACGCGCGCGGCGTGACCGTCTTCTTCTCGAGTCACATCCTGGAACAGGTCGAGGCGGTCTGTGACCGGGTCGGCATCGTCCGCGACGGGGAGATGGTCGCCGTCGACAGTATCGAGGGGCTGCGCGACTCCGTCAGTTCCGCGACCGTGCTCCAGGTCTCCGTCGACCGGATTACGGACGAGGCGCTCTCGGCCGTCCGCTCGCTGTCCGGGACCGGCTCCGTCGACACCCGCGAGCGAGACGGCGAACGGACGATCCTCGTCGAGGTCGAGGGATCGAAGACGGCGGTCCTCGAGGCGCTCGAGGACGCCGGCATCGTGGTCGAGGACTTCTCGACGGAGGAAGCGTCGCTCGACGACGTCTTCCGTTCCTACACGGAGGTGACGGCATGA
- a CDS encoding ABC transporter permease has protein sequence MSVAAVARKDFRDGIRSRLLWGLIALFVLSIGGFGFIATRSSPDQGGAVALIGILGISALLAVVFLVPLTGLVVSIKSIVRERELGSIRILLSLPHTRAEVVAGKFIGRVGLLTVAILAGFIPAGLLFMVRVSDFPLFEYAAFVLVTILFGVMFVAVGLSVSALTETETRATIGGITAFFLLYFWQGIFNWLNGQLDLFSPTGDAFMFIQRFHLMNVFYDSLMAILSIRYEEIPNASLAAIGQSMAQGPGGAAIADQPFYLQHWFAFVILALWVAVPLGIGYWRFERTDL, from the coding sequence ATGAGCGTCGCCGCCGTCGCCCGAAAGGACTTCAGGGACGGCATCCGCTCCCGGCTCCTCTGGGGACTGATCGCGCTGTTCGTCCTCTCCATCGGCGGGTTCGGCTTCATCGCGACGCGGTCCTCGCCGGACCAGGGAGGCGCGGTCGCACTCATCGGCATCCTCGGCATCTCGGCCCTGTTGGCCGTCGTCTTCCTCGTTCCGCTGACCGGACTGGTCGTCAGCATCAAGTCGATCGTTCGCGAGCGCGAACTCGGCAGCATCAGGATCCTGCTGTCGCTGCCCCACACCCGCGCGGAGGTCGTCGCCGGAAAGTTCATCGGCCGCGTCGGCCTGCTGACCGTCGCGATCCTCGCGGGCTTCATCCCGGCCGGCCTGCTGTTCATGGTCCGGGTCAGCGACTTCCCGCTGTTCGAGTACGCGGCGTTCGTCCTCGTGACGATCCTGTTCGGCGTCATGTTCGTCGCCGTCGGGTTGAGCGTCTCCGCGCTGACGGAAACGGAGACGCGCGCGACCATCGGCGGAATCACGGCGTTCTTCCTGCTGTACTTCTGGCAGGGCATCTTCAACTGGCTGAACGGCCAGCTGGACCTCTTCTCGCCGACGGGTGATGCGTTCATGTTTATTCAACGGTTCCACCTGATGAACGTCTTCTACGACTCGCTGATGGCGATTCTGTCGATCCGATACGAGGAGATTCCGAACGCGTCGCTCGCCGCGATCGGCCAGTCGATGGCGCAAGGGCCGGGAGGCGCCGCCATCGCCGATCAGCCGTTCTACCTCCAGCACTGGTTCGCGTTCGTGATCCTCGCGCTCTGGGTCGCCGTCCCGCTGGGGATCGGCTACTGGCGCTTCGAGCGCACCGACCTCTGA
- a CDS encoding ArsA family ATPase → MTDCIFYGGKGGVGKTTCAAATALRLAADGRETLLVSTDPAHSLSDSLEADLGPEPRELEYAGETEARSDGTDTAGGSLWAVEIDAETQRDRYEKLARALAKDLRSAGIRLDDEEIERLFASGAPAGSDEIAALDLLVEYVDEGAWDVVVFDTAPTGHTLRLFDMPDVMGLALETVQSLRGQAKRIGDAARTAVLGPMSLMTGSGEDEEESLEAFRARLERARDLLTDPERTEFRVVLLPEGMAIAESERLVETLGEADVRVDRLVVNRVFEDPEDDCSRCRSRHERHTQRVAEIRETFSDREVVTLPEREGEVQGLESLAEIAARLPGSSLPS, encoded by the coding sequence GTGACCGACTGCATCTTCTACGGCGGCAAGGGCGGCGTCGGCAAGACGACCTGCGCGGCGGCGACCGCCCTGCGACTCGCCGCCGACGGGCGGGAGACGCTGCTCGTCTCGACCGACCCGGCCCACTCGCTGTCCGACTCCCTCGAGGCCGATCTCGGCCCCGAACCGCGCGAACTCGAGTACGCGGGCGAGACCGAGGCCCGGAGTGACGGGACCGACACCGCCGGCGGCTCCCTCTGGGCCGTCGAGATCGACGCCGAGACGCAGCGAGACCGCTACGAGAAACTCGCTCGAGCGCTGGCGAAGGACCTCCGCAGCGCCGGGATCCGACTCGACGACGAGGAGATCGAGCGCCTGTTCGCCTCGGGCGCGCCGGCCGGCAGCGACGAGATCGCGGCGCTGGACCTGCTCGTCGAGTACGTGGACGAAGGAGCGTGGGACGTCGTCGTCTTCGACACCGCACCGACGGGCCACACCCTCCGGCTGTTCGACATGCCCGACGTGATGGGGCTGGCCCTCGAGACGGTCCAGTCGCTGCGCGGACAGGCGAAGCGGATCGGCGACGCCGCCCGGACGGCGGTGCTCGGCCCGATGTCGCTGATGACGGGCAGCGGCGAGGACGAGGAGGAGAGCCTCGAGGCGTTCCGCGCGCGCCTCGAGCGCGCCCGCGACCTGCTGACCGATCCCGAGCGAACCGAGTTCCGCGTCGTCCTGCTCCCGGAGGGGATGGCCATCGCCGAATCCGAGCGCCTCGTCGAGACCCTCGGCGAGGCCGACGTGCGGGTCGACCGCCTCGTCGTGAACCGGGTCTTCGAGGACCCCGAGGACGACTGCTCGCGCTGTCGGTCGCGCCACGAGCGGCATACCCAGCGCGTGGCGGAGATTCGGGAGACGTTTTCGGACCGCGAGGTCGTGACGTTGCCCGAACGGGAGGGCGAGGTGCAGGGACTCGAGTCGCTGGCGGAGATCGCGGCGCGGTTGCCCGGTTCCAGTCTGCCGTCCTGA
- a CDS encoding multidrug transporter: MTISNGRNPSRLETAVGLAVAIVAIGGTQFLGWEWGDGRFLPTMIGVVAAAIAVVVFFYRRG, translated from the coding sequence ATGACGATTTCCAACGGACGGAACCCGAGCCGTCTCGAGACCGCGGTCGGACTGGCCGTCGCGATAGTCGCGATCGGCGGCACCCAGTTCCTCGGCTGGGAGTGGGGCGACGGTCGATTCCTGCCGACGATGATCGGCGTCGTCGCCGCCGCGATCGCCGTCGTCGTATTCTTCTACCGACGCGGCTGA